One Aegilops tauschii subsp. strangulata cultivar AL8/78 chromosome 7, Aet v6.0, whole genome shotgun sequence genomic window carries:
- the LOC109737285 gene encoding F-box protein At5g49610-like, translating to MPGSRAATVLDDLPEWLVVDEILARLPVKDVFRCRAVRRSWRSGTSTYAFILGHHRRQPSLPIILHDHGISRVAGASASASSGQKIRPLLRYASLGICMRFITCDGLLILWRGSDFYICNPATRKCAPLSHPPRQQFISPITGVDVLGLYRHQPSGEYRVLWVSYAAPMGTFAAVKVEQPHYLVFTVGSDQPRRIQWPTVSEDGCPAAHPPIHHRGSLHWAMGCSITVFETIAETFRQMSRPAQLGSYVLLLDTGDNLALYVSTDHDRVTLDVWVLQDYDAETWGFRYRINLLAMDASPPLKLWKSIPRLAVINERELLMAQPPRRLLHCDIDGVFLGNVESEEHENRLTLSWHRFQESMISVPLFEAQEEDAVSNEPPFVMVL from the coding sequence ATGCCGGGCAGCCGTGCCGCGACCGTGTTGGACGACCTGCCGGAGTGGCTCGTCGTCGACGAGATCCTCGCCCGGCTGCCTGTCAAGGACGTGTTCCGCTGCCGCGCCGTCCGGAGGTCGTGGCGCAGCGGCACATCCACCTACGCCTTCATCCTCGGCCACCACCGCCGCCAGCCCTCGCTGCCCATCATCTTGCACGACCATGGCATCAGCCGCGTCGCCGgagcctccgcctccgcctccagtgGTCAGAAGATACGGCCCCTGCTCCGGTACGCAAGCCTCGGTATATGCATGCGCTTCATAACCTGTGATGGGCTCCTCATCCTGTGGCGGGGTTCAGATTTCTACATCTGCAACCCGGCCACCCGCAAGTGCGCCCCGCTGTCGCATCCTCCGCGACAACAGTTCATCAGCCCCATCACCGGAGTCGACGTGCTCGGCTTGTACCGGCACCAGCCATCTGGAGAATACAGGGTGCTCTGGGTGTCGTACGCCGCGCCCATGGGGACATTCGCCGCTGTTAAGGTTGAGCAGCCTCATTACCTTGTCTTCACCGTGGGTTCGGACCAGCCAAGACGCATCCAATGGCCGACAGTTTCAGAAGATGGGTGTCCTGCTGCCCATCCACCGATCCACCATCGTGGTAGCCTCCACTGGGCAATGGGTTGCAGCATAACGGTATTTGAAACCATAGCCGAGACATTCCGGCAGATGAGCCGTCCGGCACAATTGGGCAGCTACGTGCTATTATTGGATACGGGCGACAACCTTGCTTTGTATGTCAGCACCGACCATGACCGCGTCACTTTGGATGTTTGGGTCTTGCAGGACTATGATGCAGAGACCTGGGGGTTTCGATACCGGATTAACTTGTTAGCGATGGATGCATCTCCACCGCTTAAGTTGTGGAAATCTATCCCTAGGCTGGCTGTGATCAATGAACGTGAGCTGTTGATGGCGCAGCCTCCTCGTCGTCTGTTGCATTGTGACATTGATGGTGTGTTTTTAGGAAATGTAGAAAGCGAAGAGCATGAGAACCGCTTGACACTTTCTTGGCATCGCTTCCAAGAGAGCATGATTTCAGTCCCACTGTTTGAGGCGCAAGAAGAAGACGCTGTGAGCAACGAGCCTCCGTTCGTCATGGTTCTATAA